One region of Thiorhodovibrio frisius genomic DNA includes:
- a CDS encoding protein-glutamate methylesterase/protein-glutamine glutaminase gives MTIKVFIVDDSAVVRQVLTEQLNTLTGIEVIGSARDPIFAHKAFEKGWPDVIVLDIEMPRMDGLTFLRQLMKERPTPVIICSTLAGKGAEITMQAMSAGAVDIITKPTVGLRQFLEESKTQLGDAIRGASHARMDKVTRHGGSAAATLKPTPKLAADSVVADRAFKPLATTTDRVIAIGTSTGGTQALEYVLTRLPRTAPGIVVVQHMPGAFTAAFAERLDSLCQIHVREAKSGDRVIAGQALIAPGTSHMLLRRSGAQYVAEVKGGPLVSRHRPSVDVLFRSASQSAGPNAIGIIMTGMGDDGARGMLEMHEAGALTIAQDEASCVVYGMPKEAVKLGGVDAIVGISAIPGIIVKAPSRAAYLHHGAR, from the coding sequence ATGACCATTAAGGTGTTTATCGTTGACGACTCTGCTGTCGTCCGGCAGGTGCTGACCGAGCAGCTCAATACGCTGACCGGCATTGAAGTGATCGGCTCCGCGCGCGACCCAATTTTCGCGCACAAAGCATTCGAGAAAGGTTGGCCTGATGTCATTGTGCTCGACATCGAAATGCCGCGCATGGATGGGCTGACCTTCCTGCGGCAATTGATGAAAGAGCGTCCGACGCCCGTGATCATCTGTTCCACGCTGGCTGGCAAGGGTGCTGAGATCACCATGCAGGCCATGAGCGCTGGCGCGGTGGACATCATCACCAAACCCACGGTGGGCCTGCGCCAGTTTTTGGAAGAATCCAAGACCCAACTCGGCGATGCAATTCGCGGTGCCAGCCATGCTCGCATGGATAAAGTCACGCGTCACGGGGGCTCGGCAGCGGCGACGCTCAAGCCCACGCCCAAGTTGGCCGCGGATTCTGTCGTCGCTGATCGCGCCTTCAAACCGCTCGCAACCACGACCGACCGGGTTATTGCCATTGGTACCTCGACCGGCGGCACCCAGGCGCTTGAGTATGTGCTCACACGCTTGCCGCGTACGGCACCGGGCATTGTGGTGGTGCAGCACATGCCGGGGGCCTTCACCGCTGCTTTTGCCGAGCGCCTCGACAGCTTGTGCCAAATTCATGTGCGCGAGGCCAAGAGCGGCGACCGGGTGATTGCTGGCCAGGCGCTGATCGCCCCGGGCACCTCTCACATGCTGCTGCGCCGCAGTGGTGCTCAGTATGTAGCCGAGGTCAAGGGCGGGCCACTGGTCAGCCGCCATCGCCCGTCGGTGGATGTACTGTTTCGCTCAGCCTCGCAGTCGGCCGGCCCAAATGCCATTGGCATCATTATGACCGGCATGGGCGACGACGGTGCCCGTGGCATGCTGGAAATGCACGAGGCCGGCGCCCTGACCATCGCCCAGGACGAGGCCAGCTGTGTGGTCTACGGCATGCCGAAAGAGGCAGTCAAACTCGGCGGCGTCGATGCCATCGTCGGCATTTCCGCCATCCCCGGGATTATCGTCAAGGCACCCTCTCGGGCGGCCTATCTTCACCATGGGGCACGTTGA
- a CDS encoding chemotaxis protein CheD — protein MNAATSPAHKKPIEKRVIHAGEYHVSRNPIVLSTLLGSCVSVCLYDPVTRVVGMNHFLLATRHPSQEAPLASDAGRYGLGAMELLINDMLKIGARRANLRAKAFGGGNVLATRLNELPDRFSIGKINIDFVQRFLAQDRIPLVAQDFGGDMGRQIRFESSDFSVYLRRIPIKRASRILTEEKQYFDKELKHQHEKSSVEFW, from the coding sequence ATGAACGCAGCAACATCCCCCGCGCACAAGAAACCGATTGAAAAGCGCGTGATTCACGCCGGAGAGTATCATGTGTCGCGCAACCCCATTGTGCTCTCGACCCTGCTCGGTTCTTGTGTCTCGGTCTGTCTGTACGACCCGGTAACGCGCGTGGTTGGCATGAATCATTTTCTGCTCGCCACGCGCCACCCGAGCCAGGAGGCCCCGCTGGCCTCGGATGCCGGGCGCTATGGTCTCGGCGCCATGGAGTTGCTGATCAACGACATGCTGAAAATTGGCGCTCGTCGCGCCAATCTGCGTGCCAAGGCCTTTGGCGGCGGCAATGTGCTCGCCACGCGGCTGAATGAATTGCCGGATCGTTTCAGCATTGGCAAGATCAATATCGATTTCGTCCAGCGTTTTCTGGCCCAGGATCGTATTCCCCTAGTTGCGCAGGACTTTGGCGGCGACATGGGCCGACAGATTCGTTTCGAGAGTAGCGATTTTTCGGTGTACTTAAGACGCATTCCTATTAAGCGCGCCAGCCGCATACTGACTGAAGAAAAGCAATACTTTGACAAGGAACTCAAACATCAACACGAGAAAAGCAGCGTCGAGTTCTGGTAA
- a CDS encoding CheR family methyltransferase, translated as MWGADRNTAKQDNPAIEALAELDPISDKAFERFRQFIYEKAGINLAPHKRQLVSSRLQKRLRHYGLRSYDAYIDLISQAGKEEERRRLVDLLTTNETYFYREPAHFDYLRAKILPQYRNRTLHLWSAACSTGEEVYTLAMVLAETLGRSDWDILGSDINSQVVATAKRGMYPLERAKNLPPEWLSKYCLKGVRAQAGNLLVSPKLKSRTRFEERNLKKPRDDGRRFEIVFLRNVLIYFDVATKQLVLDCLSRSIAPGGYLFISHVESLHGIKTDLTTIGPSIFRKPVH; from the coding sequence ATGTGGGGAGCTGATCGCAATACGGCCAAGCAAGACAACCCGGCGATTGAGGCATTGGCCGAACTCGACCCAATCTCCGATAAAGCCTTTGAACGGTTCCGCCAGTTTATTTACGAGAAGGCGGGGATTAACCTCGCCCCGCACAAGCGGCAACTGGTCAGCTCGCGCTTGCAAAAGCGGCTGCGTCACTACGGGTTGCGCAGCTATGATGCCTATATTGACCTCATTTCTCAGGCTGGCAAGGAAGAAGAGCGGCGGCGTTTGGTCGACCTGCTGACCACCAACGAGACCTATTTCTATCGGGAACCCGCGCATTTCGACTATCTGCGTGCCAAGATTCTGCCTCAGTATCGCAATCGCACCCTGCATCTTTGGAGCGCGGCCTGTTCGACCGGCGAGGAAGTCTATACGCTCGCCATGGTTCTGGCCGAGACGCTGGGGCGCAGCGACTGGGATATTCTCGGCTCCGACATCAACTCTCAGGTGGTGGCTACCGCCAAACGTGGCATGTATCCACTCGAGCGTGCCAAGAATCTCCCGCCCGAATGGCTATCAAAGTATTGCCTGAAAGGCGTGCGGGCGCAGGCGGGCAATCTGCTGGTTAGTCCCAAGCTCAAGTCGCGCACCCGCTTTGAGGAACGCAATCTGAAAAAGCCCCGGGATGATGGCCGGCGCTTCGAGATTGTATTTTTGCGCAATGTACTCATTTATTTTGACGTGGCCACCAAACAGCTGGTGCTCGACTGCCTGAGTCGCTCTATTGCTCCGGGCGGGTATCTGTTTATCAGCCATGTTGAATCCTTGCACGGCATTAAGACCGACCTTACCACCATTGGGCCCTCGATCTTTCGCAAGCCGGTGCATTAG
- a CDS encoding chemotaxis protein CheW, with translation MTATATKRPGSDQTGVAEDAAQYLTFSVAEERLAMSIDAVQEIIETPRVTQVPMTPDYIRGVINLRGNVVPVVDLGARLNRGALTVSKRSCVVLVEVKTHSDGDSHVLGMLVDEVNNILDIPRDDVKPAPEFGSEIRTDFIEAMGRVDDVFVIILAIDNVLSIQELAALKKIVEGAGMDGQNVGS, from the coding sequence ATGACAGCTACCGCAACCAAGAGGCCCGGCAGCGATCAGACTGGCGTCGCTGAAGACGCCGCCCAGTATCTGACTTTTTCGGTGGCCGAGGAGCGGCTGGCGATGTCCATTGATGCCGTGCAAGAGATCATCGAGACGCCCAGAGTCACCCAAGTACCGATGACGCCGGACTATATTCGAGGCGTCATTAACCTTAGGGGCAATGTGGTTCCGGTGGTCGATCTGGGCGCGCGCCTCAATCGCGGCGCGCTGACTGTCTCCAAGCGCAGCTGTGTTGTGCTGGTCGAGGTCAAGACGCACAGCGACGGCGACAGTCATGTGCTCGGCATGTTGGTCGATGAAGTCAACAATATCCTTGATATTCCGCGCGACGATGTTAAACCGGCACCGGAGTTCGGCTCGGAGATCCGCACCGACTTCATCGAGGCCATGGGTCGGGTCGATGATGTGTTTGTGATTATTCTGGCCATCGATAATGTGCTGTCGATCCAGGAGCTGGCCGCGTTGAAAAAGATCGTTGAGGGGGCAGGCATGGATGGCCAGAATGTGGGGAGCTGA
- a CDS encoding HAMP domain-containing methyl-accepting chemotaxis protein has product MLSSLTMAKKLILGFGIVLALLVIVSGFAYVTINNASTDFGEYRRKARNANLLGELQAAMLMGRMNVKDFLITKGSDKDKAEFHQYAQETVRLLGEAEGQIKNPERQAKIREAQTQIETYITTFKAVEVEMANRNRLVNEVLAKLGQEIEQGLTEIFETALRDGDPESASDAAAALRHVLLARVYVMKYVDDNLKESQDRVRQELEKATQTFDVLDRGLQNPTRRSILANIRTLEKEYASNFTGLVTAIDTRNDHVVNTLDVLGPEFAALLNEIKVAIIKEMDELGPKVQAANERAVFIISVLSAIALLFGIVIAWLIIRGVMAQLGKDPAVIADVTKRVANGDLGIEFDQQGLRGVYGDMHGMVQQLQQIVGEVRVGADNLSSASSEVSSTAQALSQGATEQAASVEETTASIEQLNASVQQNTENARVTNGIARSSADEARQGGEAVTRTVAAMKEIASKIGMIEEIAYKTNLLALNAAIEAARAGEHGKGFTVVAAEVRKLAENSGVTAQEINQLATNSVSIAEDAGKVLEQMVPNIVKTAELVEEITAASGEQASGIGQINEAMGQLDKATQQNASSSEELAATAEELSGQAAQLQETMAFFKLSAGGKRQSSAAKKAPAPKPAAASRGDDGFSSGGDDLDSQDFERF; this is encoded by the coding sequence ATGCTTAGCTCCTTGACCATGGCCAAAAAACTCATTCTTGGCTTCGGTATCGTCCTGGCCCTGCTCGTCATCGTGAGCGGGTTTGCGTACGTCACTATCAACAACGCTTCGACCGACTTCGGCGAGTATCGCCGCAAAGCCCGAAACGCGAACCTTCTAGGCGAGTTGCAGGCAGCCATGCTGATGGGCCGCATGAACGTCAAGGACTTCCTGATCACCAAGGGCAGCGACAAGGACAAGGCCGAGTTCCACCAGTACGCGCAGGAGACCGTGCGTCTGCTCGGAGAGGCCGAGGGCCAGATCAAAAATCCCGAGCGCCAAGCAAAGATTCGCGAAGCTCAGACACAAATCGAGACCTACATTACGACCTTCAAAGCGGTTGAAGTGGAAATGGCCAACCGCAACCGCCTGGTTAATGAGGTCTTGGCCAAGCTCGGACAGGAAATTGAGCAGGGCCTGACGGAAATCTTCGAGACCGCGTTGCGCGATGGCGACCCGGAATCCGCAAGCGATGCGGCTGCGGCCTTGCGCCACGTCCTGCTTGCACGTGTCTATGTGATGAAATACGTCGATGATAACCTCAAGGAAAGCCAGGACCGCGTGCGCCAAGAGTTGGAAAAGGCGACGCAGACTTTCGACGTGCTCGACCGAGGACTGCAAAACCCCACCCGGCGCAGCATTCTCGCCAATATCCGGACGCTGGAGAAGGAATATGCTTCGAACTTCACCGGTCTGGTGACAGCCATCGACACGCGTAACGACCACGTGGTCAACACGCTCGACGTTCTCGGCCCCGAATTTGCGGCCCTGCTCAATGAGATCAAGGTCGCGATCATCAAGGAGATGGACGAGCTTGGCCCCAAGGTCCAGGCCGCCAACGAGCGCGCTGTCTTTATCATCTCAGTGCTGTCTGCCATTGCCCTGTTGTTCGGCATCGTCATCGCCTGGCTGATCATCCGCGGCGTCATGGCACAACTGGGCAAGGACCCTGCCGTCATCGCAGATGTCACCAAGCGCGTTGCCAACGGCGATCTCGGCATCGAGTTCGACCAGCAAGGCTTGCGCGGTGTTTATGGCGACATGCACGGCATGGTGCAGCAACTCCAGCAGATTGTCGGCGAGGTGCGGGTCGGTGCGGATAACCTCAGTTCCGCCTCTAGTGAAGTCAGCTCCACCGCCCAGGCGCTTAGCCAGGGCGCGACCGAGCAGGCCGCGAGCGTCGAGGAAACCACTGCCAGCATCGAGCAGCTCAATGCCTCGGTGCAGCAAAACACCGAGAACGCTCGGGTCACCAACGGCATCGCCAGAAGCTCGGCCGACGAAGCCCGCCAGGGCGGCGAGGCGGTCACCCGCACGGTCGCGGCGATGAAGGAAATCGCCAGCAAAATCGGCATGATCGAGGAGATCGCCTACAAGACCAATCTGCTTGCGCTCAACGCCGCCATCGAGGCCGCGCGCGCCGGTGAGCATGGTAAGGGCTTCACTGTGGTGGCCGCCGAGGTGCGCAAGCTCGCTGAGAACAGCGGCGTGACGGCGCAAGAAATCAACCAGCTCGCCACCAACAGCGTCTCCATTGCCGAGGACGCGGGAAAAGTGCTCGAGCAGATGGTGCCCAACATCGTCAAAACCGCCGAGTTGGTGGAAGAAATTACCGCTGCCTCCGGCGAGCAAGCCTCGGGTATCGGGCAGATCAACGAGGCCATGGGGCAGCTCGATAAGGCCACGCAACAAAATGCCTCCTCCTCTGAGGAGTTGGCAGCGACGGCCGAGGAACTCAGCGGTCAGGCCGCGCAGTTGCAGGAGACCATGGCCTTCTTCAAGCTCTCCGCTGGCGGTAAGCGCCAGAGCTCCGCGGCCAAAAAAGCCCCGGCGCCAAAGCCTGCTGCCGCTTCGCGTGGCGATGATGGCTTCTCGAGTGGCGGTGACGATCTGGACTCCCAGGACTTTGAGCGCTTCTAG
- a CDS encoding chemotaxis protein CheA has translation MNMDAARQAFLEEVEELLHTMEDALFALESNPSDNESLNAVFRAMHTIKGTGGVFGYTPIVNFTHEIESVMEEVRSGREPMTDQLVSILFECRDHTGNLVEAIVSSDGEESLELDPALIEAGTTLVEKLAARNGGGSGTAASGSAKGASTQDPAAASASDDSDAPKYLPMASDAWIIALDFGPDALRNGMDPLSFLRYLSSLGNIVDVATIPIWPPNPSDIDPESCYLSFRISFRSEADKAAIADVFNFAEDDCDIRILPPETAQDKYLEMLHRLPDDQISRIGEMLVEIGALTQQELDRGLALQGIGAPTESEEETAAEKRPLGEILVEQGAVKPALMEQAVKTQEAARKRQDENRFIRVDAERLGHLINLVGELVTSSAAIRVMVERHGIEDMAEVVDGVDYLVEEIRDNALQLRMVPIGDSLSRFRRVVRDSSKDLGKEIDLVITGGETELDKTLIEKITDPLTHLIRNAIDHAIELPEERQRAGKPTAGTILCNAFHDSGHIVIEIKDDGAGLDAERIRAKAEAKGMVKPEDVLSHEETLRLIFEPGLSTKDTASNLSGRGVGMDVVRRNIEALRGSVELESERGKGTKITIILPLTLAIIDGFLVGAGREQYVIPLSQVSECVEVDPAATTNRNGEHYVNLRGEVLPFIRLTELFRCNADERKSTRESLVVVRFGHHKLGLVVDTLLGELQTVIKPLGNLFENLHGIAGATILGTGDIALILDVGELANIGQTHRRTAN, from the coding sequence ATGAACATGGATGCCGCCCGGCAAGCTTTTCTCGAGGAAGTCGAGGAACTGCTGCACACAATGGAGGACGCGCTCTTCGCGCTCGAATCCAACCCCAGCGATAACGAATCGCTGAACGCAGTTTTCCGCGCCATGCACACGATTAAGGGCACTGGCGGGGTTTTTGGCTACACGCCCATCGTCAATTTCACCCATGAAATCGAGTCGGTCATGGAGGAGGTCCGCTCCGGGCGCGAACCTATGACCGACCAGCTGGTCAGCATTCTGTTCGAATGCCGAGACCATACCGGTAATCTCGTCGAAGCCATCGTTTCCAGCGATGGCGAAGAGAGCTTGGAGTTGGATCCGGCGCTGATCGAAGCTGGCACCACGCTGGTGGAAAAACTGGCCGCGCGCAACGGCGGCGGATCGGGCACCGCTGCCAGCGGCTCCGCCAAAGGCGCGTCAACACAAGATCCAGCGGCCGCGAGCGCGAGCGACGACAGCGACGCGCCCAAATATCTGCCGATGGCCAGCGATGCCTGGATCATCGCGCTGGACTTTGGCCCCGATGCCTTGCGCAACGGCATGGACCCACTGTCGTTTCTGCGCTATCTAAGCTCGCTCGGCAATATTGTCGATGTCGCCACCATCCCGATCTGGCCCCCGAATCCTTCCGACATCGACCCCGAGAGCTGCTACCTGAGTTTCCGCATCAGTTTCCGTAGCGAGGCCGACAAGGCCGCCATCGCTGATGTGTTCAACTTTGCCGAAGATGACTGCGACATCCGCATCTTGCCCCCCGAGACAGCGCAGGACAAGTATCTCGAGATGCTGCATCGCCTGCCGGACGATCAAATCAGCCGCATCGGCGAGATGTTGGTCGAGATCGGCGCGCTGACGCAACAAGAACTTGACCGTGGTCTCGCCCTGCAAGGGATCGGCGCCCCCACCGAGAGTGAAGAAGAGACCGCCGCAGAGAAGCGCCCCTTGGGTGAGATCCTGGTTGAACAGGGCGCGGTCAAACCGGCGCTGATGGAGCAAGCGGTCAAGACGCAGGAAGCCGCGCGCAAGCGCCAGGATGAAAACCGCTTTATCCGTGTCGATGCCGAACGCCTCGGCCACCTGATCAACCTGGTTGGCGAGCTGGTCACCAGCAGCGCCGCCATTCGGGTGATGGTCGAGCGCCATGGTATCGAGGACATGGCAGAGGTCGTCGATGGCGTCGACTACTTGGTCGAGGAAATCCGCGACAACGCCCTGCAATTGCGCATGGTGCCGATCGGCGACAGCCTGTCACGCTTTCGCCGGGTGGTGCGTGACTCCAGCAAGGATCTTGGCAAGGAGATCGACCTAGTCATCACTGGTGGTGAGACCGAACTCGACAAAACGCTGATTGAAAAAATCACCGATCCGCTCACCCATCTGATCCGCAACGCTATTGACCATGCCATCGAGTTGCCTGAGGAGCGACAACGCGCCGGCAAGCCGACCGCTGGTACCATCCTGTGCAATGCCTTTCATGATTCAGGCCATATCGTCATTGAGATCAAAGACGATGGTGCCGGCCTTGACGCCGAACGCATCCGCGCCAAGGCGGAGGCCAAAGGGATGGTCAAGCCCGAGGATGTGCTGAGCCATGAGGAAACTCTGCGACTGATCTTCGAGCCCGGCCTGTCCACCAAGGATACCGCCAGCAACCTGTCCGGGCGCGGTGTGGGCATGGACGTGGTGCGGCGCAACATTGAGGCCCTGCGCGGTTCGGTGGAGCTTGAAAGTGAAAGGGGCAAGGGCACCAAGATCACCATCATCCTGCCGCTGACCCTGGCGATTATCGATGGCTTCTTGGTCGGGGCTGGTAGGGAACAATATGTGATCCCGCTGTCTCAGGTGTCGGAATGCGTGGAGGTCGATCCAGCCGCCACTACCAACCGCAATGGCGAGCATTACGTCAACCTGCGCGGCGAAGTGCTGCCCTTTATCCGCCTGACTGAGCTGTTCCGCTGCAATGCTGACGAACGTAAGTCCACACGCGAGAGCCTGGTGGTGGTACGCTTTGGCCATCATAAGCTCGGTTTGGTCGTGGACACCCTGCTTGGAGAGCTGCAAACCGTCATCAAGCCCCTTGGCAACCTGTTCGAGAACCTCCATGGTATCGCCGGAGCCACTATTCTTGGTACCGGCGATATCGCGCTCATTCTGGACGTGGGCGAATTGGCGAATATCGGTCAAACGCATCGGCGAACTGCCAACTAG
- a CDS encoding STAS domain-containing protein has protein sequence MTTDQPTPSADTLVYEGEMTIYSAAANFQRLKEVLDQRSPIHLDLSQVTEIDSAGLQLLLFAQSEADAHGLAFSIASVSETVDDMLNMLFLKRTFGVPTPAQPEAST, from the coding sequence ATGACGACCGACCAACCCACACCCTCGGCGGACACCCTTGTCTACGAAGGCGAGATGACCATCTATAGTGCGGCAGCCAACTTTCAGCGGCTGAAAGAAGTCCTCGACCAACGCTCCCCGATCCACCTCGATCTGTCCCAGGTGACGGAGATTGACAGCGCTGGACTGCAACTGCTGCTGTTCGCCCAGTCTGAGGCTGACGCCCATGGGCTTGCGTTCTCAATCGCCAGTGTCAGCGAAACAGTCGACGATATGCTCAATATGCTGTTCCTCAAGCGGACCTTTGGAGTGCCGACGCCTGCTCAGCCGGAGGCCAGCACATGA
- a CDS encoding response regulator — protein sequence MAKTIMVVDDSASLRNVVCIALKGAGYDVIEAGDGKEALSKLKGQKVHLIVSDVNMPNMDGITMVREVKKLDAYKFTPIMMLTTESQPEKKAEGRAAGAKAWLVKPFQPPVLLDAVSKLVLP from the coding sequence GTGGCCAAGACAATCATGGTGGTTGACGATTCCGCCTCGTTACGGAATGTCGTCTGTATCGCGCTCAAAGGCGCTGGCTACGATGTGATCGAAGCCGGGGATGGAAAAGAAGCCCTGTCCAAGCTAAAGGGCCAGAAGGTGCATCTGATCGTCAGCGATGTGAACATGCCCAACATGGACGGCATCACCATGGTGCGCGAGGTCAAAAAGCTCGACGCCTACAAGTTCACGCCGATCATGATGCTGACCACGGAAAGCCAGCCGGAGAAGAAAGCGGAAGGCAGAGCTGCCGGTGCCAAGGCCTGGCTGGTTAAGCCCTTCCAGCCACCCGTGCTGCTTGACGCGGTCTCGAAACTGGTGCTGCCCTGA
- a CDS encoding metal ABC transporter solute-binding protein, Zn/Mn family, which yields MAEPAARLRVFASVLPIQYFAQRVGGDDVEVEVMVLPGQSPATYEPRPQQVAALAQTDLYLRIGVPFEDAWMRRIRTANPRMEVLDLRDGLELRPMAAHHHNDTDATQAEPHAAPEHAPDHEHGQELDAHVWTSPRLARQMAVRIRERFSALDPEHADNYRQHQQAFDQELAALDAELDEQLRGLKQRAFLVYHPAWGYFADAYQLQQIPVEFEGKEPGARQLAALIEQAQALDIEAVVVQPQFDQRAAERVAQAIGGRLASVDPLSVNYAENLRALARVIAGQPTADDD from the coding sequence ATGGCTGAGCCGGCTGCGCGTTTGCGCGTGTTCGCGAGCGTCCTGCCAATCCAATACTTCGCGCAGCGAGTCGGCGGGGATGATGTGGAGGTCGAGGTCATGGTGCTGCCGGGACAAAGTCCGGCCACCTACGAGCCGCGCCCGCAACAGGTCGCGGCCCTGGCGCAGACCGATCTTTACCTGCGCATCGGCGTCCCTTTTGAAGACGCCTGGATGCGCCGCATCCGCACCGCTAATCCGCGCATGGAGGTCCTGGACCTGCGCGACGGCCTTGAGCTGCGCCCGATGGCTGCGCATCACCACAACGACACAGATGCAACCCAGGCTGAGCCGCACGCCGCACCAGAGCACGCGCCCGATCATGAGCATGGTCAGGAACTCGATGCCCACGTCTGGACCAGTCCGCGCCTGGCTCGCCAGATGGCGGTGCGCATTCGCGAGCGCTTCAGCGCGCTTGATCCCGAGCATGCCGATAACTACCGGCAGCATCAGCAGGCCTTCGATCAGGAACTCGCGGCGCTGGATGCGGAGCTTGACGAGCAGCTGCGGGGGCTCAAACAACGCGCCTTTCTGGTTTATCACCCGGCCTGGGGCTATTTTGCCGATGCTTATCAGCTGCAACAGATTCCGGTGGAGTTCGAGGGCAAGGAGCCAGGGGCACGCCAGTTGGCAGCCCTGATCGAACAGGCGCAGGCTCTCGACATTGAGGCCGTGGTGGTACAACCCCAGTTCGACCAGCGCGCAGCCGAGCGGGTGGCGCAAGCCATCGGCGGGCGCCTGGCCAGTGTCGATCCGCTCTCGGTGAATTATGCCGAGAACCTGCGCGCGCTCGCGCGGGTCATTGCCGGTCAGCCAACGGCGGATGACGATTAG
- a CDS encoding metal ABC transporter ATP-binding protein: MNTAPKLESEPEHSADAEVVISAQALSFSYDAVRVLDAVTLDVRRGEFLGLVGPNAGGKSTLLKLILGLLEPTAGRLWVLGQAPRQARRRIGYVPQYPAFARDFPITVADAVLMGRLGTRRLMLRYAPQDRAAVTRALREVEAEDLARRPIGKLSGGQLQRVLLARALVGEPEILILDEPTANIDQRVEGEIFELLAQLNARMTILVVSHDIAFISGYVSRVACLNRTLVCHTTGTVDGRVITDLYGERVRGILHDHAF, encoded by the coding sequence ATGAACACGGCTCCCAAGCTTGAGTCTGAGCCTGAACACAGCGCTGACGCCGAGGTGGTGATTTCCGCGCAGGCATTGTCTTTCTCCTACGATGCCGTGCGCGTACTCGATGCCGTGACGCTGGATGTCAGACGCGGCGAGTTTCTTGGCCTGGTCGGCCCTAATGCCGGTGGAAAAAGCACCCTACTCAAGCTGATTCTTGGCCTACTCGAGCCGACCGCCGGGCGCCTCTGGGTGCTGGGTCAGGCACCCCGCCAAGCGCGACGGCGCATCGGCTATGTACCACAGTACCCGGCCTTCGCGCGCGATTTCCCCATCACCGTGGCCGACGCGGTGCTGATGGGTCGGCTGGGTACCCGGCGACTGATGCTGCGCTATGCGCCCCAGGACCGCGCGGCCGTGACCCGGGCCTTGCGCGAGGTCGAGGCCGAAGACCTCGCCCGCCGTCCCATCGGCAAGCTCTCCGGCGGCCAGTTGCAGCGGGTTCTCCTCGCGCGTGCACTGGTCGGCGAGCCGGAGATTCTGATCCTCGACGAGCCCACCGCGAATATCGACCAGCGCGTGGAAGGGGAGATCTTCGAGCTACTTGCGCAATTGAACGCGCGCATGACCATTCTGGTGGTTTCCCACGACATCGCCTTCATTTCCGGCTATGTCAGCCGAGTCGCCTGTCTTAACCGCACCCTGGTGTGCCATACCACCGGCACGGTCGACGGCCGCGTCATCACCGACCTCTATGGCGAGCGAGTGCGGGGGATTTTGCATGATCACGCATTCTGA
- a CDS encoding metal ABC transporter permease, whose product MTEFFGALTQHSFLQQALLAGLLASLGCGLMGPFVVVKRITFLAGGIAHSVLAGMGAGVYFGFDPLLGALVAAVIAALLIGWVRLYSDVREDTTIGALWAIGMAVGILFIAAIPGYTSDLMSFLFGNILLVPKRELLFMGLLDTVLLISLTLFYRQFVALAFDEEFARLRGIPVGPLYLALLVLVAITVVLMIQVVGLILVIALLTLPAAIAGLWTSSLAMMMLLATLLGVLLTSGGLALSYAPDWPVGPSIIVLAGSAYIVALVARHLWQAWRRQSTLASGGGSAWRAGEQHDQV is encoded by the coding sequence ATGACTGAGTTCTTCGGCGCCCTGACCCAGCACAGCTTTCTGCAACAAGCCCTGCTTGCCGGCCTGCTGGCGAGCCTTGGCTGTGGTCTGATGGGGCCCTTTGTGGTCGTCAAGCGCATCACCTTTCTCGCCGGCGGCATTGCCCATTCGGTGCTGGCGGGCATGGGCGCCGGCGTCTATTTCGGTTTCGATCCGCTGCTCGGCGCCCTGGTGGCAGCGGTGATCGCGGCTCTGCTGATCGGCTGGGTGCGCCTGTATTCCGATGTGCGCGAGGACACCACCATCGGCGCTCTCTGGGCAATCGGCATGGCGGTCGGCATTCTGTTCATTGCCGCGATACCTGGCTATACCTCGGACTTGATGAGCTTTCTCTTCGGCAACATCCTGCTGGTGCCCAAGCGCGAGCTGCTGTTCATGGGGCTGCTCGATACCGTGCTGCTGATCAGCCTGACCCTCTTTTACCGCCAGTTTGTTGCCCTGGCTTTCGATGAAGAATTCGCCCGTCTGCGCGGTATTCCAGTCGGGCCGCTCTATCTGGCACTACTGGTGCTGGTCGCCATTACCGTGGTGCTGATGATTCAGGTCGTCGGCCTAATTCTGGTCATCGCTCTGCTCACCTTGCCGGCCGCCATCGCGGGACTCTGGACCAGCTCGCTGGCAATGATGATGCTACTGGCGACCCTGCTCGGCGTCCTGCTAACCAGTGGCGGCCTGGCACTGTCCTACGCACCCGATTGGCCGGTTGGGCCAAGCATCATCGTGCTGGCGGGCAGCGCCTACATTGTGGCCCTGGTGGCCCGGCACCTTTGGCAAGCCTGGCGACGGCAGTCGACACTGGCCAGCGGCGGCGGCAGCGCCTGGCGAGCCGGAGAGCAGCATGACCAGGTGTGA